Proteins encoded within one genomic window of Oceanispirochaeta sp.:
- a CDS encoding acyl-CoA thioesterase produces the protein MNTYNTVRSEHLNHHEFLFGGQMLFWVDEYAWLTAARDFPGYRLVTRGMDRISFEKAVINGSILRFHILPVHQGSSSITYQVDVYGDAPGAEEEVLVFSNKVTFVSVDCNGLKNPLPRRDKLRSQVEDFDPTPAGPYGVQAASCPDSDEELK, from the coding sequence TTGAATACCTACAACACTGTCAGGTCGGAGCATCTTAATCACCATGAATTCCTTTTTGGTGGCCAGATGCTCTTCTGGGTGGATGAATATGCCTGGCTGACGGCGGCCAGGGATTTTCCAGGGTACCGACTGGTCACCAGGGGGATGGACCGGATCAGCTTTGAAAAGGCCGTGATCAATGGTTCCATCCTTCGCTTTCATATTCTCCCGGTACATCAGGGGAGCAGCTCTATCACCTATCAGGTGGATGTCTATGGGGATGCTCCCGGAGCGGAAGAAGAGGTCCTTGTCTTTTCTAATAAGGTCACCTTTGTCAGTGTCGACTGCAATGGGTTGAAGAATCCTCTTCCCCGGCGGGATAAGCTTCGGTCTCAGGTCGAAGACTTTGATCCCACACCCGCCGGGCCCTACGGGGTGCAGGCGGCCAGCTGCCCTGATTCAGATGAAGAATTAAAATAA
- a CDS encoding amino acid-binding protein — protein MKIKQISVFLENKNGRLAEVTRILAEGDISLRAMTIADTADFGILRIIAEQPDKCLDLLQKNNFTARVTQVIGVRLDDRPGALHEVMQIFEENAVNIEYLYSTLMLMDDKVVIMFKVEDIDHGLDIIKKNGMEAITAF, from the coding sequence ATGAAAATTAAACAGATTTCCGTATTCCTTGAAAATAAAAACGGCCGCCTGGCAGAAGTCACCAGAATCCTGGCCGAGGGAGACATCAGTCTCAGGGCTATGACCATAGCAGATACTGCCGATTTCGGCATTCTCAGAATCATTGCTGAACAGCCCGATAAGTGCCTGGATCTGCTGCAGAAGAACAACTTCACCGCCCGTGTGACCCAGGTGATCGGTGTGCGTCTGGACGACCGTCCCGGCGCCCTCCATGAAGTCATGCAGATCTTTGAGGAAAATGCGGTCAACATCGAGTACCTCTACTCGACACTGATGCTGATGGATGACAAAGTAGTCATTATGTTCAAAGTGGAAGACATCGACCACGGTCTGGATATCATCAAGAAGAACGGCATGGAGGCCATCACCGCATTTTGA